One part of the Suncus etruscus isolate mSunEtr1 chromosome 2, mSunEtr1.pri.cur, whole genome shotgun sequence genome encodes these proteins:
- the ATG16L1 gene encoding autophagy-related protein 16-1 isoform X2: MSSGLRAADFPRWKLHIAEELRRRDRLQRQAFEEIILQYNKLLEKSDLHSVLAHKLQADKHDLPNRHDTSPGHDGARSESQLQEMAQLRIKHQEELTELHKKRGELAQLVIDLNNQMQQKDREMQANEAKIAECLQNISDLESECLELRSKLQDLERANQTLKDEYDALQITFTALEEKLRKTSEENQELVTRWMAEKAQEANRLNAENEKDSRRRQARLQKELAEAAKEPLPVEQDDDIEVIVDETSDHAEDTSPVRAVCRTATKRLSQPAGGLLDSITNIFGRRSVSSFPTPQDNMEPHPGSSKEVRVPTTAVTVFDAHDGEVNAVQFSPGSRLLATGGMDRRVKLWEVIGEKCELKGSLSGSNAGITSIEFDSAGSYLLAASNDFASRIWTVDDYRLRHTLTGHSGKVLSAKFLLDNARIVSGSHDRTLKLWDLRSKVCIKTVFAGSSCNDIVCTEQCVMSGHFDKKIRFWDIRSESIVREMELQGRVTALDLNPERTELLTCSRDDLLKIIDLRVNAVRQTFSAPGFKCGSDWTRVVFSPDGRYVVAGSAEGALYVWNVASGKVEKVLCKHHSSSINAVAWAPSGSHVISVDKGSKAVLWSDY; encoded by the exons ATCTTCATTCAGTGTTGGCCCATAAGCTACAAGCTGACAAGCATGACCTACCAAATAGACATGATACAAG TCCTGGACATGATGGAGCACGGAGTGAGAGTCAACTGCAAGAAATGGCCCAGCTGAGGATCAAGCACCAGGAGGAGCTGACGGAGCTGCACAAGAAACGTGGGGAG CTGGCCCAGTTGGTGATCGACCTGAACAACCAGATGCAACAGAAGGACCGAGAGATGCAGGCAAATGAGGCCAA AATCGCAGAGTGTTTGCAAAACATCTCCGACCTGGAGAGTGAGTGTCTGGAGCTGCGAAGTAAGCTACAGGACCTGGAGCGAGCCAACCAGACCCTGAAGGATGAGTATGATGCCCTGCAAATCACCTTCACTGCTCTGGAGGAGAAATTGAGGAAGACTTCTGAAGAGAACCAGGAACTGGTTACTCGGTGGATGGCTGAGAAAGCCCAGGAGGCCAATCGCCTAAATGCTGAGAATGAGAAGGATTCCAG GAGGCGGCAAGCCCGGCTGCAGAAGGAGCTTGCAGAAGCAGCAAAGGAGCCGCTGCCAGTTGAACA GGATGATGACATTGAGGTTATTGTCGACGAGACCTCAGACCACGCCGAGGACACGTCGCCCGTGCGTGCGGTCTGCAGAACGGCCAC TAAGCGACTCTCGCAGCCTGCTGGAGGCCTTCTGGATTCTATCACTAATATCTTTGG GAGGCGCTCTGtctcttccttccccaccccccaggaCAACATGGAACCTCATCCTGGTTCCAGTAAAGAAGTGAGGGTCCCAACCACTGCAGTCACTGTCTTT gaTGCTCACGATGGGGAGGTCAACGCCGTGCAGTTCAGCCCAGGGTCCCGGCTCCTGGCCACTGGAGGCATGGACCGCAGGGTGAAGCTGTGGGAGGTGATTGGAG AGAAGTGCGAGTTGAAAGGATCTCTCTCCGGCAGTAACGCAGGAATCACCAGCATTGAATTTGATAGTGCT GGATCTTACCTCCTAGCAGCTTCCAATGACTTTGCCAGCCGGATCTGGACCGTGGATGACTATCGGTTACGG CATACACTCACGGGCCACAGCGGCAAAGTGCTCTCTGCCAAGTTCCTGCTGGACAACGCACGGATCGTATCCGGAAGCCACGATCGCACCCTCAAACTCTGGGACCTCCGCAGCAAAGTCT GCATAAAGACGGTGTTTGCTGGTTCCAGCTGCAACGACATTGTGTGCACAGAACAGTGTGTCATGAGCGGACATTTTGACAAGAAGATACGGTTCTGGGACATCCG GTCAGAGAGTATTGTCCGGGAGATGGAGCTGCAGGGGAGGGTCACAGCCCTAGACCTGAACCCAGAACGGACGGAGCTTCTAACCTGCTCCCGGGATGACCTGTTGAAGATCATCGACCTGCGCGTCAATGCCGTGCGTCAGACGTTCAG TGCTCCAGGGTTCAAGTGCGGCTCAGATTGGACTCGAGTGGTGTTCAG CCCTGATGGCAGATACGTGGTAGCGGGCTCGGCTGAGGGCGCCCTGTATGTATGGAATGTGGCCTCGGGGAAGGTGGAGAAGGTTCTCTGCAAGCACCACAG CTCGTCCATCAATGCTGTGGCCTGGGCCCCCTCCGGATCCCACGTGATCAGTGTGGACAAAGGCAGCAAGGCTGTGCTGTGGTCGGACTACTGA
- the ATG16L1 gene encoding autophagy-related protein 16-1 isoform X1 — protein MSSGLRAADFPRWKLHIAEELRRRDRLQRQAFEEIILQYNKLLEKSDLHSVLAHKLQADKHDLPNRHDTSPGHDGARSESQLQEMAQLRIKHQEELTELHKKRGELAQLVIDLNNQMQQKDREMQANEAKIAECLQNISDLESECLELRSKLQDLERANQTLKDEYDALQITFTALEEKLRKTSEENQELVTRWMAEKAQEANRLNAENEKDSRRRQARLQKELAEAAKEPLPVEQDDDIEVIVDETSDHAEDTSPVRAVCRTATKRLSQPAGGLLDSITNIFGLSESPLSGHHHSSDAARRRSVSSFPTPQDNMEPHPGSSKEVRVPTTAVTVFDAHDGEVNAVQFSPGSRLLATGGMDRRVKLWEVIGEKCELKGSLSGSNAGITSIEFDSAGSYLLAASNDFASRIWTVDDYRLRHTLTGHSGKVLSAKFLLDNARIVSGSHDRTLKLWDLRSKVCIKTVFAGSSCNDIVCTEQCVMSGHFDKKIRFWDIRSESIVREMELQGRVTALDLNPERTELLTCSRDDLLKIIDLRVNAVRQTFSAPGFKCGSDWTRVVFSPDGRYVVAGSAEGALYVWNVASGKVEKVLCKHHSSSINAVAWAPSGSHVISVDKGSKAVLWSDY, from the exons ATCTTCATTCAGTGTTGGCCCATAAGCTACAAGCTGACAAGCATGACCTACCAAATAGACATGATACAAG TCCTGGACATGATGGAGCACGGAGTGAGAGTCAACTGCAAGAAATGGCCCAGCTGAGGATCAAGCACCAGGAGGAGCTGACGGAGCTGCACAAGAAACGTGGGGAG CTGGCCCAGTTGGTGATCGACCTGAACAACCAGATGCAACAGAAGGACCGAGAGATGCAGGCAAATGAGGCCAA AATCGCAGAGTGTTTGCAAAACATCTCCGACCTGGAGAGTGAGTGTCTGGAGCTGCGAAGTAAGCTACAGGACCTGGAGCGAGCCAACCAGACCCTGAAGGATGAGTATGATGCCCTGCAAATCACCTTCACTGCTCTGGAGGAGAAATTGAGGAAGACTTCTGAAGAGAACCAGGAACTGGTTACTCGGTGGATGGCTGAGAAAGCCCAGGAGGCCAATCGCCTAAATGCTGAGAATGAGAAGGATTCCAG GAGGCGGCAAGCCCGGCTGCAGAAGGAGCTTGCAGAAGCAGCAAAGGAGCCGCTGCCAGTTGAACA GGATGATGACATTGAGGTTATTGTCGACGAGACCTCAGACCACGCCGAGGACACGTCGCCCGTGCGTGCGGTCTGCAGAACGGCCAC TAAGCGACTCTCGCAGCCTGCTGGAGGCCTTCTGGATTCTATCACTAATATCTTTGG TCTGTCTGAGTCTCCCCTTTCTGGACATCATCATTCTTCCGATGCTGCCAG GAGGCGCTCTGtctcttccttccccaccccccaggaCAACATGGAACCTCATCCTGGTTCCAGTAAAGAAGTGAGGGTCCCAACCACTGCAGTCACTGTCTTT gaTGCTCACGATGGGGAGGTCAACGCCGTGCAGTTCAGCCCAGGGTCCCGGCTCCTGGCCACTGGAGGCATGGACCGCAGGGTGAAGCTGTGGGAGGTGATTGGAG AGAAGTGCGAGTTGAAAGGATCTCTCTCCGGCAGTAACGCAGGAATCACCAGCATTGAATTTGATAGTGCT GGATCTTACCTCCTAGCAGCTTCCAATGACTTTGCCAGCCGGATCTGGACCGTGGATGACTATCGGTTACGG CATACACTCACGGGCCACAGCGGCAAAGTGCTCTCTGCCAAGTTCCTGCTGGACAACGCACGGATCGTATCCGGAAGCCACGATCGCACCCTCAAACTCTGGGACCTCCGCAGCAAAGTCT GCATAAAGACGGTGTTTGCTGGTTCCAGCTGCAACGACATTGTGTGCACAGAACAGTGTGTCATGAGCGGACATTTTGACAAGAAGATACGGTTCTGGGACATCCG GTCAGAGAGTATTGTCCGGGAGATGGAGCTGCAGGGGAGGGTCACAGCCCTAGACCTGAACCCAGAACGGACGGAGCTTCTAACCTGCTCCCGGGATGACCTGTTGAAGATCATCGACCTGCGCGTCAATGCCGTGCGTCAGACGTTCAG TGCTCCAGGGTTCAAGTGCGGCTCAGATTGGACTCGAGTGGTGTTCAG CCCTGATGGCAGATACGTGGTAGCGGGCTCGGCTGAGGGCGCCCTGTATGTATGGAATGTGGCCTCGGGGAAGGTGGAGAAGGTTCTCTGCAAGCACCACAG CTCGTCCATCAATGCTGTGGCCTGGGCCCCCTCCGGATCCCACGTGATCAGTGTGGACAAAGGCAGCAAGGCTGTGCTGTGGTCGGACTACTGA